Proteins co-encoded in one Stenotrophomonas maltophilia genomic window:
- a CDS encoding ankyrin repeat domain-containing protein: MANTDLLAAIRQRNPAQVDLAIGRGAQPNAHDARGYSPFHVALLTADAPTVRALLDSGADRLVSTKLAQARNMGAKTLVAYRHVQARPREAAW; this comes from the coding sequence ATGGCCAACACCGACTTACTCGCTGCAATTCGACAGCGCAACCCCGCCCAGGTGGACCTGGCGATCGGGCGCGGGGCCCAACCCAACGCGCACGACGCCCGTGGCTACTCGCCGTTCCACGTCGCCCTGCTGACCGCTGACGCACCAACGGTTCGGGCGTTGCTGGACAGCGGAGCTGATCGGTTGGTGAGCACGAAGTTGGCCCAGGCCCGGAACATGGGCGCCAAGACCTTGGTCGCGTATCGTCACGTGCAAGCGCGGCCGCGGGAGGCTGCGTGGTAG
- a CDS encoding ankyrin repeat domain-containing protein, with protein sequence MNFVASIKKGVRGWLKNLRDPPNLFQEPIWKVRVEFLVLTLLSPILIPRYVIEKRMGKWRRHRRMPPIFQLFEREGGFQLRELEQLIADGADVNARERKDGKTPLIFAVMQDSPWEENGRRWLEVCRVLLEAGADPDADYDCGEIRRSPIYFAYLAGNVELLDLLLQAGANPRSKAWLQFVNAEPRPDAWLEQQRPQIRDRLWRWETEQEALRLDATLPGATKAVPNSRARL encoded by the coding sequence ATGAATTTCGTGGCAAGTATCAAAAAGGGTGTGCGGGGATGGTTAAAGAATTTGCGTGACCCACCAAATCTATTTCAAGAGCCGATCTGGAAGGTTCGCGTGGAGTTCCTTGTATTGACGCTGCTGTCTCCAATCCTGATCCCCCGCTATGTCATTGAGAAACGCATGGGTAAATGGAGGAGACATCGCCGGATGCCACCCATCTTTCAGCTATTCGAGCGCGAAGGAGGGTTCCAGCTGAGGGAGCTTGAGCAGTTGATTGCAGATGGCGCTGATGTGAACGCTCGGGAGCGAAAAGATGGAAAAACGCCACTTATTTTTGCTGTTATGCAGGACAGTCCATGGGAAGAAAATGGGCGAAGGTGGCTCGAGGTTTGTCGCGTGCTGCTCGAAGCTGGCGCAGATCCGGACGCGGATTACGACTGTGGCGAGATAAGGCGGTCACCAATCTATTTCGCCTATCTGGCGGGCAACGTGGAGCTGCTCGACCTGTTGTTGCAGGCAGGGGCCAATCCGCGTTCGAAGGCTTGGTTGCAGTTTGTCAATGCAGAGCCACGTCCCGATGCGTGGCTCGAACAGCAACGTCCGCAAATACGCGATCGCCTATGGAGATGGGAAACGGAACAAGAGGCCCTGCGTTTGGATGCGACTCTCCCTGGCGCAACGAAAGCCGTTCCGAATAGTAGGGCACGGTTATGA
- a CDS encoding relaxase domain-containing protein, with product MNLQLTCLCREDVFADGFAFAELLEAPLAALRWGGAWLTQLKPGGPVTEEAMRRFAMGQDFDGQPRLWEGEGHHARAAGYRVSLRLPKGFAALLDTDGEERARLQAAHRHAVDQALSSLPFQRDHRVLFVASDRLEDDWTHHWLFAIACAPNGKWERLALSLRLAASEDAYTHAMGAFMEALLETKRLERFFRPAPVGRLRQRL from the coding sequence ATGAACCTGCAACTCACCTGCCTCTGCCGGGAGGACGTGTTCGCCGATGGGTTCGCCTTCGCAGAACTGCTGGAGGCGCCCTTGGCCGCGTTGCGCTGGGGTGGTGCGTGGTTGACCCAGTTGAAGCCCGGTGGGCCAGTGACCGAGGAGGCCATGCGGCGCTTCGCTATGGGCCAGGATTTCGATGGGCAGCCGCGGTTGTGGGAAGGCGAGGGCCACCACGCCCGGGCGGCGGGCTACCGCGTTTCGTTGCGCCTGCCAAAAGGGTTCGCCGCGCTGCTGGATACCGACGGCGAGGAGAGGGCACGGCTACAGGCTGCCCACCGCCATGCGGTTGACCAGGCGCTGTCGTCCCTGCCGTTCCAGCGTGATCACCGGGTGCTCTTCGTTGCATCCGATCGGTTGGAGGATGACTGGACGCACCACTGGTTGTTCGCCATCGCATGCGCACCGAACGGAAAGTGGGAACGGCTTGCGCTGAGCTTGCGGTTGGCGGCCAGCGAGGACGCTTATACCCACGCCATGGGGGCCTTCATGGAAGCGTTGCTGGAGACCAAACGATTGGAGCGCTTCTTCCGCCCAGCCCCCGTGGGCCGACTGAGGCAGAGGCTGTGA
- a CDS encoding HNH endonuclease → MPNLQRLRTEAFLAQKGRCCYCSVPMWNASPDELKPFGLRAKTATPLRCTAEHLVAQQEGGKDVAGNIAAACWLCNTRRHKRKSPPSPEAYRAFVQNRLAKGKWHPPSVAKLRLRTCGTQPPDG, encoded by the coding sequence ATGCCCAACCTCCAACGGTTGAGAACCGAGGCTTTCCTCGCCCAGAAGGGCCGGTGCTGCTATTGCAGCGTGCCGATGTGGAACGCCTCTCCCGATGAACTAAAGCCGTTCGGCCTGCGCGCCAAAACGGCCACGCCGCTTCGCTGCACCGCCGAGCACCTGGTGGCCCAGCAAGAGGGCGGAAAGGACGTGGCCGGCAACATTGCTGCCGCCTGCTGGCTCTGCAACACACGCCGGCACAAACGCAAATCGCCGCCCTCCCCCGAGGCTTACCGCGCCTTCGTGCAGAATCGCCTGGCGAAGGGGAAGTGGCACCCGCCGAGCGTGGCCAAGTTGCGCCTCAGAACGTGTGGAACGCAACCACCCGACGGATGA
- a CDS encoding H-NS family nucleoid-associated regulatory protein, translated as MALTTLKSLNAEIKQLEAQKKLVEKRDGEVPKALAVLQKYAKVLSPAQRRQVAKLIGETIDAKPARAAKAAPGPRKGRKLGKVAPKYRLPTGETWAGRGLAPKVFTAWAKSTEGKAWAQANPGAKFPSADGTVKKAPARVAKKTGKPVKKAAQKAVKKLAKNAVAKKASKKA; from the coding sequence TTGGCCCTGACTACCCTGAAATCCCTTAACGCCGAAATCAAACAGCTCGAAGCCCAGAAGAAGCTGGTGGAGAAGCGCGACGGCGAGGTGCCCAAAGCCCTGGCGGTCCTGCAGAAGTATGCGAAGGTCCTCAGTCCGGCCCAGCGGCGGCAGGTGGCCAAGCTCATCGGGGAAACGATCGACGCCAAGCCGGCGCGTGCCGCCAAGGCTGCCCCGGGACCCCGAAAGGGCCGCAAGCTTGGCAAGGTGGCGCCGAAGTATCGCCTCCCAACCGGTGAGACGTGGGCCGGTCGGGGTTTGGCCCCCAAGGTCTTCACCGCGTGGGCCAAGTCCACCGAGGGCAAGGCGTGGGCTCAGGCCAACCCCGGAGCGAAGTTCCCGTCGGCTGATGGGACGGTGAAGAAAGCTCCCGCCAGGGTGGCCAAGAAGACGGGCAAGCCGGTGAAGAAGGCCGCCCAGAAGGCCGTCAAGAAACTTGCGAAGAATGCCGTCGCCAAGAAGGCCAGCAAGAAGGCCTGA
- a CDS encoding BLUF domain-containing protein, protein MSKCAVVFVSAAVEEIGEERLPEVMRAGREFNAKCGSRAVVCFDGSRFLTYLEGTASAVAASSVYTQSFTLHTEIVELARGSIQQLRFPAHALLFLRISEAELKALMRSNWVNFSQRFGGKFIPETGMERLAALVGNRLDDVPQ, encoded by the coding sequence ATGTCTAAGTGTGCGGTGGTGTTCGTAAGCGCGGCTGTGGAAGAGATCGGTGAGGAGCGCTTGCCCGAAGTCATGCGTGCAGGCCGAGAGTTCAATGCCAAGTGCGGCTCGCGTGCAGTTGTATGCTTCGACGGCAGCAGGTTTTTAACATATTTGGAAGGCACAGCGAGTGCGGTGGCTGCGAGCTCCGTTTACACCCAGTCCTTCACCCTGCATACCGAAATCGTTGAGCTGGCGCGGGGATCCATCCAGCAGTTGCGGTTCCCTGCGCATGCATTGCTCTTCCTGCGGATTTCAGAAGCCGAGCTCAAAGCACTGATGAGGTCGAACTGGGTGAATTTCTCCCAACGCTTCGGAGGGAAATTCATCCCAGAAACGGGGATGGAGCGGCTTGCCGCATTGGTCGGCAATCGTCTCGATGACGTTCCGCAGTGA
- a CDS encoding BLUF domain-containing protein: MPNRAVVFVSEASPYLSLGRLVELIADAERFNRQAGVTGVTLYDGARFLSYLEGPPDGLRVAYARASEARSHLNFIELARGRVSQRRLPRWPMRLFLAKEGQLQSIAMADWASFSQRGDADAMNATAMDLLVRFTGGPSASVYVGPLSKPLSEGEAK, encoded by the coding sequence ATGCCAAACCGTGCGGTGGTTTTTGTGAGTGAGGCCAGCCCCTACCTTAGCCTTGGGCGGCTGGTTGAGTTGATAGCCGACGCGGAGCGGTTCAACAGACAGGCCGGCGTGACCGGGGTGACCTTGTACGACGGGGCCCGGTTCCTGTCCTACCTGGAGGGTCCACCGGATGGCCTTCGCGTTGCCTACGCCAGGGCATCCGAAGCGCGCAGCCACCTGAACTTCATCGAGTTGGCACGCGGGCGTGTCTCGCAACGTCGGCTGCCGCGGTGGCCTATGCGGCTGTTTTTGGCCAAGGAGGGCCAGCTGCAGAGCATCGCGATGGCAGACTGGGCCAGCTTCTCTCAGCGGGGCGATGCGGACGCAATGAATGCAACGGCGATGGATCTCCTTGTGCGCTTCACGGGAGGGCCGTCTGCCTCAGTCTACGTGGGGCCCCTCTCGAAACCACTCAGCGAAGGGGAGGCGAAATGA
- a CDS encoding response regulator produces MNVLFVDIETSICEVVGVELRELGYDVECLEFSSGALRAAQAGHVDVVILDVPASPDARRSAYKLADELRRDGIAVFFTSTLHPNDVISRHRDRGVLSKPYGVKQIASWIEALGKDCRGEPAGAHVR; encoded by the coding sequence ATGAACGTTCTCTTCGTGGACATTGAAACCTCCATCTGTGAGGTGGTTGGAGTCGAACTAAGAGAGCTCGGCTATGACGTCGAATGCTTGGAATTCAGCTCAGGAGCCTTGCGCGCAGCGCAAGCGGGGCACGTCGACGTCGTCATTCTGGATGTGCCCGCCAGCCCTGACGCCCGGCGCAGTGCATACAAGTTGGCAGACGAACTTCGGCGCGATGGCATCGCTGTCTTCTTTACCTCCACGCTTCATCCGAACGATGTGATCAGCCGGCACCGGGATCGGGGTGTTTTGTCCAAGCCCTACGGCGTCAAACAGATCGCTTCCTGGATCGAGGCGCTTGGCAAAGATTGCAGAGGCGAACCGGCAGGCGCGCACGTGCGCTAG
- a CDS encoding chemotaxis protein CheW has product MTVPLPYDPFLQASSEPLLELVIVRVGCDLFGVDVESAVEIRGPETLTRTRDRQFVVSIRGQDVPVVDLGLITGGDAVGTGCPAMLLVQSAVQLFALAVDEVLVIESLSAWRAEPAAHSDRFAELCPQGVQLGNGKRVAVIDPGRALSIQQRLEIDSG; this is encoded by the coding sequence ATGACCGTTCCCCTGCCTTATGATCCATTTCTGCAGGCCTCATCAGAGCCATTGCTGGAGCTGGTGATTGTGCGTGTGGGCTGCGATTTGTTCGGTGTGGATGTCGAGTCGGCCGTGGAAATACGCGGACCAGAGACGCTGACCCGAACCCGGGACCGCCAGTTTGTAGTCTCGATCAGAGGGCAAGACGTCCCTGTGGTTGATCTGGGCTTGATCACCGGAGGCGATGCAGTCGGGACGGGTTGTCCAGCAATGCTGTTGGTTCAATCCGCGGTTCAGCTGTTCGCCCTTGCAGTGGACGAAGTCTTGGTCATCGAGAGCCTGTCTGCCTGGCGTGCCGAGCCTGCCGCTCACAGCGACCGATTCGCTGAGCTCTGCCCGCAGGGCGTGCAGCTGGGAAACGGCAAACGCGTCGCCGTCATTGACCCTGGTCGTGCCCTATCCATTCAGCAACGGCTGGAGATCGATTCAGGTTGA
- a CDS encoding EAL domain-containing protein — MAQWKRAGLALSLSINLSARNVARQGMADELVAKIHAQGLDCQDVEVEITEGEWLRVNSLPGEQLKRMASSGIRLGVDDFGSGYSNFGYLTELPIHTLKLDKSLIDDISEDQRALLKVQAIVGLAHDLGYSTVAEGAETNGQVAKLQGLGCDEIQGFALSRPISAIELAELLAP, encoded by the coding sequence TTGGCGCAATGGAAGCGTGCTGGCCTTGCGTTGAGCCTTTCCATCAACCTCTCCGCTCGGAATGTCGCGCGGCAAGGAATGGCCGATGAACTCGTGGCCAAAATCCACGCGCAGGGGTTGGATTGCCAGGACGTGGAGGTCGAGATCACCGAGGGAGAATGGCTGCGGGTCAACTCGCTGCCGGGCGAGCAACTCAAGCGGATGGCCTCGTCAGGCATTCGGCTCGGGGTGGATGACTTCGGCAGCGGCTACAGCAATTTCGGGTACCTGACCGAGTTGCCCATTCACACGCTCAAGCTCGACAAGTCGCTGATAGACGATATTTCCGAAGACCAACGCGCATTGCTCAAGGTCCAAGCGATCGTCGGTCTGGCCCATGATCTGGGCTACTCGACCGTCGCTGAAGGAGCCGAGACGAACGGTCAGGTCGCCAAGCTCCAAGGCCTTGGGTGTGACGAAATTCAAGGTTTCGCGCTTTCCAGACCCATCAGCGCCATTGAGTTGGCCGAGCTCCTTGCGCCCTGA